From Trueperaceae bacterium, one genomic window encodes:
- a CDS encoding glucose-1-phosphate thymidylyltransferase yields MKGLILAAGLGTRLRPITSLRPKPIIDVANRPLIHYAVDNLLEVGVHDIAVVVSPDTRDDLKRTLAAYEDRATFTFVVQDPPEGLAHAVKVARDFLADDAFVMYLSDNLFEHGIAPFVEAFDPAAGVNAALALVPVEDPRAFGVAELDGERVVRLVEKPSDPPSNLAVAGVYVFDASVHEAIADLPRGAKDEFQITDAIQRMIQGGRRVVAGTVDGWWKDTGTPEDILDANRLVLTRSVRRIDGTVEDAEIVGDVVIEAGAVVRNATVFGPALIASGCRVEDAYVGPFTTLGSDVRIEDAEIEYAVVGPGSSIHHLASRVQGSLVGAEVEITRAGRRPRAHRLVVGDKSRLVLDTD; encoded by the coding sequence ATGAAGGGTCTCATCCTCGCGGCCGGTTTGGGGACGCGCCTCCGGCCGATCACCAGCCTGCGCCCGAAACCGATCATCGACGTCGCCAACCGACCGTTGATCCACTACGCCGTCGACAACCTGCTCGAGGTCGGGGTGCACGACATCGCGGTCGTCGTCTCCCCCGACACGCGCGACGACCTGAAGCGCACGCTGGCGGCGTACGAGGACCGGGCGACGTTCACGTTCGTCGTGCAGGACCCGCCGGAGGGGTTGGCGCACGCCGTGAAGGTCGCGCGGGACTTCCTCGCCGACGACGCCTTCGTCATGTACCTGTCCGACAACCTGTTCGAGCACGGCATCGCGCCGTTCGTGGAGGCGTTCGACCCCGCAGCGGGCGTGAACGCGGCGCTGGCGCTCGTGCCGGTCGAGGACCCCCGCGCGTTCGGGGTGGCGGAGCTCGACGGCGAGCGGGTGGTGCGGCTCGTGGAGAAGCCGTCCGATCCGCCGTCGAACCTGGCGGTGGCGGGCGTGTACGTCTTCGACGCCAGCGTGCACGAGGCGATCGCGGACCTGCCGCGCGGGGCGAAGGACGAGTTCCAGATCACCGACGCGATCCAGCGCATGATCCAGGGGGGCCGGCGGGTCGTGGCGGGGACGGTGGACGGGTGGTGGAAGGACACCGGGACGCCCGAGGACATCTTGGATGCGAACCGCTTGGTGTTGACGCGTTCGGTGCGGCGGATCGACGGGACGGTGGAGGATGCGGAGATCGTGGGGGACGTGGTGATCGAGGCGGGCGCGGTCGTGCGCAACGCGACGGTCTTCGGGCCCGCCCTGATCGCGTCGGGCTGCCGCGTGGAGGACGCCTACGTGGGTCCGTTCACGACGCTCGGCTCCGACGTCCGCATCGAGGATGCGGAGATCGAGTACGCGGTGGTCGGGCCCGGCTCGTCGATCCATCACCTGGCGTCGCGCGTGCAGGGGAGCCTCGTCGGCGCGGAGGTGGAGATCACTCGCGCCGGGCGCCGTCCCCGCGCCCACCGGCTGGTGGTGGGCGACAAGAGCCGGCTCGTGCTCGACACG
- the gldC gene encoding gliding motility protein GldC yields the protein MTRSDIRLSVTNDDDGVRDIRWEADDAPEPGEQRATAMLLSLWDADARNALRIDLWTQDMTVEDMNDFFFQTLLTLADTYKNATGDADLMSDVKAFARTFAEKASDRERARGGGA from the coding sequence ATGACCCGAAGCGACATCCGCCTGTCCGTGACCAACGACGACGACGGCGTCCGCGACATCCGCTGGGAGGCGGACGACGCCCCCGAGCCCGGCGAACAACGCGCCACGGCGATGCTGCTGTCGCTGTGGGACGCCGACGCCCGCAACGCGCTGCGCATCGACCTGTGGACGCAGGACATGACGGTCGAGGACATGAACGACTTCTTCTTCCAGACCCTCCTCACGCTCGCCGACACCTACAAGAACGCCACCGGCGACGCCGACCTCATGAGCGACGTCAAGGCGTTCGCCCGCACCTTCGCGGAAAAGGCTTCGGACCGCGAACGCGCCCGCGGCGGCGGCGCGTGA